In the genome of Streptomyces sp. Tu 3180, the window GGCGTCTGGGAGATCGAGGTCGAGTCGCGCCGCACCTCGCCGCTGCTCGACAACCCGTACAAGCTCGACGTCGCCGTCCTCGGCGCGGCCTTCGACCCGGAGACCGTGACCGTGCCCGAGGCGAAGGTCGGCACCCCGGCCACCGCCTCCTGGAAGGTGACGAACCGGTTCGCCGCCCTGGACGGCAAGCTGGTGGGCGGCCCGCTCGGCTCGGCCAAGACCGACCGGCCGGCGATCGCGACGGGTGAGACGCACACCACCACGGTGGAGGTGCCCGAGGGCGCCGAGTCGCTCGACGTGGCCATCGGCAACGTCTCCGACGCCTCCGCCGACCTGGACCTGACGGTCTACGACCAGGACGGCAACCAGGTCGCCCAGGCCGCCGACGGCGACTCGGAGGAGTCGGTCTCCCTCGCCTCCCCGGCCGCCGGCACGTACACGGTGGAGGTCGTGGGCTACTCCGTCCCGGCCGGTTCCACGGACTACGACTACCGGGACGTGTTCTTCGCCGCCTCCCTCGGCGAGGTCACCGTCGACGGCTCCGCGCCGGTGAAGCTCGGCACGGGCGACTCGGCCACCGTCTCCGGCCGGGTCACCGCCGCCGCGGCGGCTCCCGAGGGCCGTGCGTTCTTCGGGCGGGTCCAGCTGGTCAACGCGCGCGGCACGGTCGCGGGCGTCGGCAGCGTGGCGATCGAGAAGGTCGTTCCGTAAGGAGCGGCCGGCACGAGGGGGCGGGCGTCCGTACGGGCGCCCGCCCCCTCCGCCGTTCGCCGCCGTCGGCCGCCGCCGCTCAGCCGCAGGTCAGGGTGCGCGACTCGGGGAGCGCGGCGGTGATCCGGGACCGCTCGGGGGCGATGTCCTCCTCCCCGACGATCACCGTGTCCGGGCGGTCGCCCTCGAGGGGCAGGCCGACCATCACCCGGTCGCCCTCGCCCAGGCGGGGCTGTCCGGCCGGGTCCAGCACGAAGGCGACCCGGCGGTCGTCCTGCGTGCCCTTGTAGGCGCGGGACACCCGGAGCGTGATCCGTTCCCGGCCGGCGCCCGGCACCGGCTCCACCGCCAGGACGACGCCCTCGGCGACGAGGCGGGTGCAGGCGAGGTGGCCGGGGCTGCCGAACGCGGCACCGTCCGCCCGTTCGCCGGCCGCGGCGTCCGACGCCGCCTTGCTGTCCGCCGCGCCGGACGCTCCCCCGCCCTGCGCCACGAGCCAGCCGCCCATGCCCACGACCAGGGTGGCGGCGGCCGCCGCGGCGAGCGCGCCGAGGGCCGTCCGCAGGGGGCGGCGGGCGCGGTGCGGACCACGAGGACCGCGCGGGCCGCCGGGAGGCGCGGAGCGGGACCGCAGCGGCGGGCGGCCGGCCGCCGCACCGCTCCCGGGGTCCGCGCCCTCCGGGGAGCGTCCCTCCGTCCCCGTCGGGGCCGCCGGGGCGGCGTCCCCGGCCCCGGCGGGGGCGTCCCCGGCCGGGGCGGCGAGCGCGTCCCCGATCAGCGCCAGCCGCTCCCGCAGCACCTCCAGGTCGGCGACGGCGGCACCGTGCGCGGCCAGGAACGCCGGGTCCCGCCGGGCCCGCGCGGGCGGCGGCTCGTCGAGGAGGGCGGCCATCAGGGCGTCCATGCCGTCGTACTCGGGTTCCCGGTCGTCGTCGTGGGCGGCCACGTCACACCACCTCGTCCTCGTGCAGGCGGACGCGCAGGGCCCGTACCGCCGTGTGCAGCCTGCTCTTGACCGTGCCCTCCGGAACGCCGAGCTGCTCGGCTATGGAGCGCACCGGCAGATCGGCGTAGAAGCGCAGCACGACGACCTGGCGCTGGGCGTCGGGCAGCTCGTCCAGGCCGCGGGCGACGGCGAGGGAGAGCAGGCTGGTCTCCTCACCGGAGGGGGACTCCGCCGGGCGCAGCGAGGCGAGGCGCTCGCCCAGCCGCTCCTGGCGGCGCTTGGCCCGGTGCCAGTCCATGGCGAGGTTGGAGGCGACCACCGCCGCCCACGCCGAGACGTCCCGCGGCGCCTCACGGCCGCTCGCGGCGCGTTCCAGCAGCCGCAGGCGGACCTGCTGCACCCCGTCCGGCAGGTCCGCCTGCGGTACGCCGCCCAGTGCGAGCACCGCCCGCACCCGGCGCTCCTGCGCCGCGTCCAGCGGGTCGTCGTCGGCGACGTACGCCCCCCGGCCGCGCCGGGTCCTTCCGCGCAGCACCCGCCACCCCCTCACGCTGTTTCCCCTACGACGCCGC includes:
- a CDS encoding sigma-70 family RNA polymerase sigma factor, which gives rise to MLRGRTRRGRGAYVADDDPLDAAQERRVRAVLALGGVPQADLPDGVQQVRLRLLERAASGREAPRDVSAWAAVVASNLAMDWHRAKRRQERLGERLASLRPAESPSGEETSLLSLAVARGLDELPDAQRQVVVLRFYADLPVRSIAEQLGVPEGTVKSRLHTAVRALRVRLHEDEVV